From Ramlibacter tataouinensis, the proteins below share one genomic window:
- a CDS encoding DUF192 domain-containing protein, with product MKFLAAALASLALAASALPAAAQDQPQTQLPRVTLSAGMHQIDAQIAQTFEQRMTGLMFRKDMPQHEGMLFVFDQPTVQCFWMKNTLLPLTAAFLADDGTVVNLADMKPQALDSHCSAKPVRYVLEMNQGWFAKKGIKPGMKLTGPPFKG from the coding sequence ATGAAATTCCTTGCCGCCGCCCTTGCCTCGTTGGCGCTGGCCGCATCCGCCCTGCCCGCTGCCGCCCAGGATCAGCCGCAAACGCAGTTGCCGCGGGTCACGCTGTCCGCCGGCATGCACCAAATTGACGCGCAGATCGCGCAGACCTTCGAACAGCGCATGACCGGACTCATGTTCCGCAAGGACATGCCGCAGCACGAAGGCATGCTGTTCGTCTTCGACCAACCGACGGTGCAGTGCTTCTGGATGAAGAACACCCTCCTGCCGCTCACCGCCGCCTTCCTGGCGGACGACGGCACGGTGGTCAACCTCGCCGACATGAAGCCGCAGGCGCTGGACTCCCACTGCTCAGCCAAGCCGGTGCGCTACGTCCTCGAAATGAACCAGGGCTGGTTCGCCAAGAAAGGCATCAAGCCCGGCATGAAGCTCACCGGCCCCCCCTTCAAGGGGTAA
- a CDS encoding superoxide dismutase — protein sequence MEHTLPPLPYPIDALAPHYSRETLEYHHGKHHNAYVVNLNNLQKGTEFENMTLEEIIKKSSGGVYNNSAQIWNHTFFWNCMKPQGGGEPTGALAQAITAKWGNYAAFRDAFVKSAVGNFGSGWTWLVKKPDGTVDIVNTGAAGTPLTTADKAVLTVDVWEHAYYIDYRNLRQKFVETFLDKLVNWEFAQKNFG from the coding sequence ATGGAACACACCCTGCCCCCGCTGCCTTATCCGATCGACGCGCTGGCGCCGCACTACTCGCGAGAGACGCTGGAGTATCACCACGGCAAGCACCACAACGCCTACGTGGTGAACCTCAACAACCTGCAAAAGGGCACCGAGTTCGAGAACATGACGCTCGAGGAGATCATCAAGAAGTCCTCCGGCGGCGTCTACAACAACTCGGCCCAGATCTGGAACCACACCTTCTTCTGGAATTGCATGAAGCCCCAGGGCGGCGGCGAGCCCACGGGCGCCCTGGCTCAGGCCATCACCGCCAAGTGGGGCAACTACGCCGCGTTCCGCGATGCCTTCGTGAAGTCCGCGGTCGGAAACTTCGGCTCGGGCTGGACCTGGCTGGTCAAGAAGCCCGATGGGACCGTGGACATCGTGAACACGGGCGCCGCCGGCACGCCGCTGACCACCGCCGACAAGGCGGTGCTCACGGTGGACGTCTGGGAGCACGCCTACTACATCGACTACCGCAACCTGCGCCAGAAGTTCGTCGAGACCTTCCTCGACAAGCTGGTGAACTGGGAGTTCGCGCAGAAGAACTTCGGTTAA